The following proteins are co-located in the Bacteroidota bacterium genome:
- a CDS encoding DUF1016 N-terminal domain-containing protein: MLGSVIVEEEQNGKHRAAYGEFVIKQLSEKLTLQFGKGSDINNLKLFRKFYIEFSALKFQGIIGDTVRNLFPDYQENK; the protein is encoded by the coding sequence ATGCTTGGCAGTGTTATTGTTGAAGAAGAACAAAATGGCAAGCATAGGGCTGCATACGGTGAGTTTGTTATTAAACAGTTATCCGAAAAACTTACGCTTCAATTTGGAAAAGGATCCGACATTAACAACCTCAAACTTTTTCGTAAGTTCTACATAGAATTTTCGGCTTTAAAATTTCAGGGAATCATTGGTGACACGGTGCGTAACCTTTTTCCTGACTACCAGGAAAACAAATAG